The Apodemus sylvaticus chromosome 22, mApoSyl1.1, whole genome shotgun sequence genome includes a region encoding these proteins:
- the LOC127673228 gene encoding zinc finger protein 120-like, which produces MPPPRDCASQPLAGAMLASLSITRQPLDTPPDITTDAVTFDDVHVKFTEEEWILLDPSQKSLYKNVMLENYLNLKAVGYNWEDHHLEGHCQSSRKLERHIRRYTGVKLYECNICGKAFTRCSNLQYHKRTHTGEKPYECNQCDKAFAAHSYLQRQKRSHTGEKPYECHQCGKTFAQRSHLQYHKRTHTGEKPYECNQCGKAFTQLSALQRHKRTHNGEKPYECNQCGKAFACHSNLQTHKKTHTGEKPYECNQCGKAFTQLSALQRHKRTHTGEKLYECNQCGKAFTQLSALQRHKRTHTGEKRYECNPCGKAFAQHSHLQYHKRTHTGEKPYECNQCGKAFAQHSHLQYHKRTHTLE; this is translated from the exons gatgcagtgacttttgatgatgttcATGTGAAATTCACGGAGGAAGAGTGGATTTTGCTGGATCCTtcacagaagagtctctacaaaaatgtgatgttggaaaactacctgaacctcaaagctgtag gctataattgggaagaccatcatcttgaaggacattgtcaaagtagtagaaaacttgaaag gcatataagaagatatactggagtgaaactctatgagtgtaatatatgtggtaaagcttttacaagatgcagtaatctccaatatcataaaagaacacatactggagagaaaccttatgaatgtaatcaatgtgataaagcctttgcagctcacagttatctacaaagacagaaaagatcacatactggagagaaaccttatgagtgccatcaatgtggtaaaacctttgcacagcgcagtcatctccaatatcataaaagaacacatactggagagaaaccttatgaatgcaatcaatgtggtaaagcctttacacagCTCAGcgctctccaaagacataaaagaacacataatggagagaaaccttatgaatgtaatcaatgtggtaaagcctttgcatgtcataGTAatctacaaacacataaaaaaacacatactggagagaaaccttatgaatgcaatcaatgtggtaaagcctttacacagCTCAGcgctctccaaagacataaaagaacacatactggagagaaactttatgaatgcaatcaatgcgGTAAAGCCTTTACACAGCTCAGTGCtcttcaaagacataaaagaacacatactggagagaaacgtTATGAGTGCAACccatgtggtaaagcctttgcacagcatagtcatctccaatatcataaaagaacacatactggagagaaaccttatgaatgtaatcaatgtggtaaagcctttgcacagcatagtcatctccaatatcataaaagaacacatactttagag